One genomic window of Cydia fagiglandana chromosome 20, ilCydFagi1.1, whole genome shotgun sequence includes the following:
- the LOC134674826 gene encoding uncharacterized protein LOC134674826 yields MLFHALWSKLDVSSKEAFELQLESNTEIPSYEELISFIEKRSQALENSVGKSLTLSSKPVYSKPVSNKAKPALLVPPVSNCAMCSAPGHKLDNCTKFLELQPLERFAQVKERRLCILCCRPSHSVKNCKSSVTCGICKRRHHTLLHFEKDKELEPTAPPTQVALAVHNANAPSLFSTAIVMIKNKFNNFVPIRMLMDNASACNFVTLKCAQKLGIPIRNNSPTVNGVGLSSTDTFGIVDCEIVPSNGDSSCKFSFEAFVLPKICHDMPPEPLNVSSWRHLKDLDLADPSFHKSGPIDMLVNVNLFAAALQSGVVKGNADEPIAVRTVFGWLVMGECPINVNTSRSRCHKGSEGDTQRCYLVSSLSLDNNIKRFWELESVDPPKNIVLSKSEMSCENQMETSYCRTPEGRMVVPLTYVDPQDKPRFSNSREIALKRLLNLERKFKLNPQFRTDYVNFMDDYLSCGHMVEVDPPLSFKDQLHNVENVHDLSLSLKILGLSWLPKEDTFTFKTSLNDCRCTKRSILSDIARIFDPLGLLSPVVFFAKYLIQLLWVSGVDWDSEVPIAIAQEWRKFKSQLAEMSSLSIPRRMVVSFVSLQLHGYCDASEKGYCAVIYCRVVQNDGSVVVRLCCAKTKVAPLRKCSIPRCDLLTAVLLSDLIVSFTEALKDFHTFDDIHAWSDSTVALTWIRSCPSKWKTFVANRVAHIQENVPPENWHHVSGSDNPADCGSRGLLPADLIQNTLWWAGPTWLSNPQESWPQSEILSDQAASNEQKIYSLVTDSNISLIDNIMSRSSSLQRILRIFAYCFRFMHNLQKSLSKITDPNLSSEEITKVLHFLVKHVQERAFASELRCLLTDKSPHSLSKPMRKLAPFVDERGMLRVGGRLSKGDLSFDVKHPLLLPRDHRLTTLIIEDYHHRFMHPGLQTLQNLVAQEFWVLSARRAINSVISSCMKCFRARPKVASPPIMGNLPSFRINQIKPFSSAAVDYAGPFDTCLGRGRGLRTFKSYICVFVCTVTKAVHLELASELTTEAYLAALRRFISRRGRCSRLISDQGRNFIGASNMLQEVMAKASRAEQINFVFNPPGSPHFSGLAEAGVKSVKTHLARVVSSQRLTFEEFYTILTQIEAMLNSRPLSPVSSDPNDLSVLTPGHFLTLEPLTILPESNMVDAKLGPLQRWKLLQKIHQDFWRKWHLEYLHTLQQRHKWFDGQKNIVVGTLVLIVNEQCSPMKWKIGRVGAGGDPSGYVGLPSRLMRPTVYPLKTPHIPPGRPIGGVTGTLAYSSATPPAAAAHERLLRKCPKALHARRARWFDAPSSSASVLHCSGPPRARHKEATGARKFSGARRQIRSMGLSQNHNSAAEDRENGTS; encoded by the exons ATGTTATTCCATGCACTTTGGTCAAAATTAGATGTTAGTAGTaaggaagcttttgagttgcaacTTGAATCAAACACAGAAATTCCCAGTTATGAGgaattaatttcgtttattgAAAAGCGGAGCCAGGCATTAGAGAACAGCGTTGGTAAGTCGTTAACATTATCTAGTAAACCAGTGTATAGTAAGCCAGTGTCGAATAAGGCTAAGCCTGCTCTCCTTGTGCCGCCAGTGAGCAACTGTGCTATGTGTTCCGCACCGGGACACAAATTGGATAACTGTACTAAATTTTTGGAACTGCAGCCATTGGAAAGGTTTGCTCAGGTTAAGGAGAGGAGACTTTGCATACTTTGTTGTAGGCCATCACACTCGGTTAAAAATTGTAAATCATCGGTGACTTGTGGCATCTGCAAGCGCAGACACCACACATTATTGCATTTCGAAAAGGATAAGGAGTTGGAACCAACAGCTCCGCCGACCCAAGTGGCATTGGCTGTGCATAATGCAAATGCACCAAGTTTGTTCTCGACAGCTATTgtgatgataaaaaataaatttaataattttgtaccAATTCGAATGCTGATGGACAATGCCTCGGCTTGTAACTTTGTAACATTGAAGTGCGCTCAAAAACTTGGAATACCAATTAGAAATAATTCACCAACGGTGAACGGTGTTGGTCTGTCGTCGACTGACACTTTTGGAATTGTCGATTGTGAGATAGTTCCTTCGAATGGGGACTCCTCATGCAAATTTTCGTTTGAAGCGTTCGTGCTTCCCAAGATCTGCCATGATATGCCACCAGAACCACTGAATGTGTCTTCTTGGAGGCATCTGAAGGATTTAGATCTTGCTGATCCGTCTTTCCACAAATCTGGGCCAATAGACATGTTGGTTAACGTCAACCTTTTCGCTGCTGCACTACAATCTGGCGTTGTCAAGGGCAACGCAGATGAGCCCATAGCTGTCCGCACTGTTTTCGGCTGGTTGGTGATGGGTGAGTGCCCTATAAACGTTAACACTTCTCGTTCTCGTTGTCATAAAGGTTCagaaggtgatactcagaggtgCTATCTCGTGTCGAGTCTATCATTAGACAATAATATCAAGCGCTTCTGGGAACTGGAAAGTGTAGATCCTCCCAAAAATATCGTTTTGTCGAAATCAGAAATGTCGTGTGAAAACCAAATGGAAACTTCATATTGTCGCACTCCCGAGGGTAGGATGGTAGTACCATTAACTTATGTCGACCCTCAGGATAAACCCAGGTTTTCAAATTCTCGTGAGATAGCTCTCAAGCGTCTCTTAAATTTAGAGAGGAAATTCAAATTGAATCCTCAGTTTcggacagattatgtcaatttcATGGATGACTACCTTAGTTGTGGTCACATGGTGGAAGTTGATCCTCCCTTGTCGTTTAAAGATCAACTTCACAATGTCGAAAACGTCCATGATTTATCGTTATCGTTAAAAATTCTCGGTTTGTCGTGGCTTCCCAAGGAAGATACTTTCACATTCAAGACCTCCTTGAATGATTGTCGTTGTACGAAGCGATCGATCCTCTCGGACATCGCTCGTATTTTTGATCCTCTGGGTCTATTATCGCCTGTCGTGTTTTtcgcaaaatatttaattcaacTTCTATGGGTTTCTGGTGTCGATTGGGACAGCGAGGTTCCTATCGCTATCGCTCAAGAATGGCGTAAATTCAAATCGCAATTGGCGGAAATGAGCTCGTTGTCCATTCCCCGTAGAATGGTTGTATCTTTCGTATCGTTACAGCTTCACGGGTACTGTGACGCCTCGGAGAAGGGTTACTGTGCTGTCATTTATTGTCGTGTCGTTCAAAATGACGGATCCGTTGTCGTGCGTCTTTGTTGCGCTAAAACGAAGGTGGCCCCACTTCGTAAATGTTCTATCCCGAGATGTGACCTGTTAACTGCTGTCTTGTTGTCGGATTTGATTGTCTCGTTTACAGAAGCTCTAAAAGATTTTCACACTTTTGATGATATCCACGCTTGGTCAGATTCTACTGTCGCGCTGACTTGGATTCGTTCGTGTCCATCAAAGTGGAAAACTTTTGTGGCTAATAGGGTTGCGCACATACAAGAAAACGTCCCCCCTGAAAATTGGCACCACGTGTCTGGTTCGGATAATCCAGCGGATTGCGGCTCCCGCGGTTTGTTACCTGCTGATTTAATCCAGAATACGCTATGGTGGGCGGGGCCTACTTGGCTGTCTAATCCTCAAGAATCTTGGCCGCAATCTGAGATCCTTTCAGATCAAGCTGCTTCGAACGAGCAAAAAATCTACAGTTTGGTCACAGACTCTAATATATCGTTGATTGACAACATTATGAGCAGATCCTCGTCTTTACAACGCATATTGCGTATTTTCGCTTATTGTTTTCGGTTCATGCATAACTTGCAAAAATCATTGTCGAAAATCACAGATCCGAACTTGTCGTCTGAAGAAATTACGAAAGTTCTTCACTTTCTCGTGAAACATGTCCAGGAGCGAGCTTTCGCTTCAGAATTGCGGTGCTTGTTGACAGATAAGTCACCCCACTCTCTATCGAAGCCCATGCGGAAACTGGCGCCGTTTGTGGATGAGCGTGGAATGCTAAGGGTGGGCGGTCGCCTTTCTAAAGGAGACTTGTCGTTCGATGTGAAACATCCACTATTATTGCCTCGTGATCATAGGTTGACTACGCTGATCATTGAGGACTACCATCACCGGTTTATGCACCCTGGATTGCAAACATTGCAAAATTTAGTAGCCCAAGAATTTTGGGTTCTATCGGCAAGAAGGGCTATAAATTCGGTTATTTCATCTTGTATGAAATGTTTTCGCGCTCGGCCTAAAGTGGCATCTCCTCCAATAATGGGCAACTTACCATCGTTTcgaattaatcaaattaaaccATTTTCGTCAGCGGCAGTAGATTACGCTGGTCCCTTTGATACTTGTTTGGGCCGGGGCCGTGGTCTACGCACATTTAAATCGTATATTTGCGTTTTCGTATGCACTGTCACCAAAGCAGTACATCTTGAGCTGGCCTCAGAGCTCACCACCGAGGCATATCTCGCAGCTCTGCGCCGTTTCATTTCGCGCCGCGGCCGGTGCTCTAGGCTGATCTCGGATCAGGGTAGAAACTTTATTGGCGCATCCAATATGCTCCAAGAAGTCATGGCCAAGGCTTCACGTGCAGAACAAATAAATTTCGTTTTTAACCCGCCCGGCAGCCCACATTTTTCGGGGTTAGCCGAGGCTGGTGTAAAGTCAGTAAAGACACATCTCGCTCGCGTCGTGAGCTCTCAGCGCCTTACATTTGAGGAATTCTATACCATTTTGACCCAAATTGAGGCGATGCTGAACTCACGGCCTTTGTCCCCTGTCAGCTCGGACCCAAACGACCTGTCAGTTTTGACCCCCGGACATTTCCTTACTTTGGAGCCGCTCACCATATTGCCTGAAAGCAACATGGTAGATGCGAAATTAGGTCCACTTCAGAGATggaaattattacaaaagatcCATCAAGATTTCTGGCGCAAGTGGCACCTCGAATATTTGCACACATTGCAGCAACGCCACAAATGGTTCGATGGTCAGAAAAACATTGTCGTCGGGACGCTCGTGCTCATTGTCAATGAGCAATGTAGCCCCATGAAGTGGAAAATTGGCCGGGTG GGTGCGGGGGGTGACCCgagtggttatgtgggactcccgtcTAGGCTAATGAGGCCCACGGTATACCCACTAAAAACCCCCCATATACCGCCTGGCCGCCCTATTGGTGGGGTTACGGGGACGCTTGCGTACTCATCCGCGACCCCACCGGCGGCAGCCGCCCACGAGCGGCTCCTTCGCAAATGCCCGAAGGCCCTTCACGCTAGGCGCGCCAGATGGTTCGACGCGCCTTCCTCCTCCGCCTCCGTTCTGCACTGTAGCGGACCCCCCCGAGCCCGCCACAAGGAAGCTACGGGCGCCAGAAAGTTCTCCGGTGCCCGGCGACAGATCAGGTCTATGGGTCTGTCGCAAAACCACAATTCGGCTGCAGAGGACAGGGAGAACGGCACATCGTAA